In Nocardia yunnanensis, one DNA window encodes the following:
- a CDS encoding ATP-dependent Clp protease ATP-binding subunit, which produces MFERFTDRARRVVVLAQEEARMLNHNYIGTEHILLGLIHEGEGVAAKSLESLGISLEGVRSQVEEIIGQGQQAPSGHIPFTPRAKKVLELSLREALQLGHNYIGTEHILLGLIREGEGVAAQVLVKLGADLNRVRQQVIQLLSGYQGKEPVEGSGQRGETGTPSTSLVLDQFGRNLTQAALEGKLDPVIGRSKEIERVMQVLSRRTKNNPVLIGEPGVGKTAVVEGLAQAIVNGEVPETLKDKQLYTLDLGSLVAGSRYRGDFEERLKKVLKEINTRGDIILFIDELHTLVGAGAAEGAIDAASILKPKLARGELQTIGATTLDEYRKYIEKDAALERRFQPVQVGEPTVEHTINILKGLRDRYEAHHRVSITDGALVAAATLADRYINDRFLPDKAIDLIDEAGARMRIRRMTAPPDLREFDDKIAEARREKESAIDAQDFEKAARLRDKEKQLVAKRAEREKQWRSGDLDVVAEVDDEQIAEVLANWTGIPVFKLTEEETTRLLRMEDELHKRIIGQEDAVKAVSKAIRRTRAGLKDPKRPSGSFIFAGPSGVGKTELSKALANFLFGEDDALIQIDMGEFHDRFTASRLFGAPPGYVGYEEGGQLTEKVRRKPFSVVLFDEIEKAHQEIYNTLLQVLEDGRLTDGQGRTVDFKNTVLIFTSNLGTSDISKAVGLGFAQSNAEGSNYERMKLKVNDELKKHFRPEFLNRIDDVIVFHQLTQDQIIQMVDLMIGRVANQLKNKEMEIELTEKAKSLLAKRGFDPVLGARPLRRTIQREIEDQLSEKILFGELGPGQIVSVDVEGWDGEGQGENAKFTFASKAKLTKKADTAEDKPVAALAGDAPAASGE; this is translated from the coding sequence AACTACATCGGCACCGAGCACATCCTGCTGGGCCTGATCCACGAGGGCGAGGGTGTCGCGGCGAAGTCGCTGGAGTCCCTGGGCATCTCGCTGGAGGGCGTGCGCTCGCAGGTCGAGGAGATCATCGGTCAGGGTCAGCAGGCCCCGTCCGGTCACATCCCGTTCACCCCGCGTGCCAAGAAGGTGCTCGAGCTGTCGCTGCGTGAGGCGCTGCAGCTCGGCCACAACTACATCGGCACCGAGCACATTCTGCTCGGCCTGATCCGCGAGGGTGAGGGCGTCGCGGCGCAGGTGCTGGTCAAGCTGGGCGCGGACCTGAATCGGGTGCGTCAGCAGGTCATCCAGCTGCTGTCGGGCTACCAGGGCAAGGAGCCGGTCGAGGGTTCGGGTCAGCGCGGCGAGACGGGCACCCCGTCCACCTCGCTGGTGCTGGATCAGTTCGGCCGCAACCTGACCCAGGCCGCGCTCGAGGGCAAGCTCGACCCGGTCATCGGCCGCTCGAAGGAAATCGAGCGCGTCATGCAGGTGCTGAGCCGCCGTACCAAGAACAACCCGGTCCTGATCGGTGAGCCCGGCGTCGGTAAGACCGCCGTCGTGGAGGGTCTCGCCCAGGCCATCGTCAACGGCGAGGTGCCGGAGACGCTCAAGGACAAGCAGCTCTACACCCTCGACCTGGGTTCCCTGGTCGCGGGCAGCCGCTACCGCGGTGATTTCGAGGAGCGCCTGAAGAAGGTGCTCAAGGAGATCAACACCCGCGGCGACATCATCCTGTTCATCGACGAGCTGCACACCCTGGTGGGTGCGGGCGCGGCCGAGGGCGCGATCGACGCGGCCTCGATCCTCAAGCCCAAGCTGGCTCGCGGTGAGCTGCAGACCATCGGCGCCACCACCCTCGACGAGTACCGCAAGTACATCGAGAAGGACGCGGCCCTCGAGCGCCGGTTCCAGCCGGTGCAGGTCGGCGAGCCGACGGTCGAGCACACCATCAACATCCTCAAGGGTCTGCGCGACCGCTACGAGGCGCACCACCGGGTTTCGATCACCGATGGCGCTCTCGTCGCCGCGGCCACGCTGGCCGACCGCTACATCAACGACCGCTTCCTGCCGGACAAGGCGATCGACCTCATCGACGAGGCGGGCGCGCGCATGCGCATCCGCCGGATGACCGCGCCGCCGGACCTGCGCGAATTCGACGACAAGATCGCCGAGGCGCGCCGGGAGAAGGAGTCCGCGATCGACGCGCAGGACTTCGAGAAGGCCGCGCGCCTGCGCGACAAGGAGAAGCAGCTCGTCGCCAAGCGGGCCGAGCGCGAAAAGCAGTGGCGCTCCGGTGATCTGGACGTCGTGGCCGAGGTCGACGACGAGCAGATCGCGGAGGTGCTGGCCAACTGGACCGGTATCCCGGTGTTCAAGCTCACCGAGGAGGAGACCACCCGTCTGCTCCGCATGGAGGACGAGCTGCACAAGCGGATCATCGGCCAGGAGGACGCGGTCAAGGCCGTCTCCAAGGCCATTCGCCGCACTCGCGCCGGTCTGAAGGACCCCAAGCGTCCGTCGGGCTCGTTCATCTTCGCCGGCCCGTCCGGTGTCGGTAAGACCGAGCTGTCGAAGGCGCTGGCCAACTTCCTGTTCGGCGAGGACGACGCGCTCATCCAGATCGACATGGGCGAGTTCCACGACCGCTTCACCGCATCGCGGCTCTTCGGTGCCCCTCCGGGCTACGTCGGCTACGAAGAGGGCGGCCAGCTGACCGAGAAGGTGCGGCGCAAGCCGTTCTCGGTGGTGCTGTTCGACGAGATCGAGAAGGCGCACCAGGAGATCTACAACACCCTGTTGCAGGTGCTGGAAGACGGCCGCCTGACCGATGGTCAGGGCCGCACGGTCGACTTCAAGAACACCGTCCTGATCTTCACCTCGAACCTCGGTACCTCCGACATCTCGAAGGCGGTCGGCCTCGGCTTCGCCCAGAGCAATGCCGAGGGCTCGAACTACGAGCGGATGAAGCTCAAGGTCAACGACGAGCTGAAGAAGCACTTCCGCCCCGAGTTCCTCAACCGCATCGACGACGTGATCGTGTTCCACCAGCTGACCCAGGACCAGATCATCCAGATGGTCGACCTGATGATCGGCCGCGTCGCCAACCAGCTGAAGAACAAGGAGATGGAGATCGAGCTGACCGAGAAGGCCAAGAGCCTGCTCGCCAAGCGCGGCTTCGACCCGGTGCTCGGCGCCCGGCCGCTGCGTCGCACCATCCAGCGCGAGATCGAGGACCAGCTGTCGGAGAAGATCCTCTTCGGCGAACTCGGCCCCGGCCAGATCGTGTCGGTGGACGTCGAGGGCTGGGACGGCGAAGGCCAGGGCGAGAACGCGAAGTTCACCTTCGCGTCCAAGGCCAAGCTGACCAAGAAGGCCGATACGGCCGAGGACAAGCCGGTCGCCGCCCTCGCGGGTGACGCCCCGGCCGCCTCCGGCGAGTAA
- a CDS encoding phytanoyl-CoA dioxygenase family protein — protein sequence MLTDAQIAAFIADGFVKIEGAFSAETAAAGREILWRATGCDPDDPSTWTAPVIRLWDHAEEPFAAAVTAPVLLEAFDQLVGPGRWLPRRSLGSWPVRFPSPEPPGDTGWHVDVSFPGDAKPDDYLSWRVNVFSQGRALLMLFLFSDVEAGDAPTKIRVGSHLRLARELEQFGEAGTTMFDLADFYTATGDLPEALATGRAGDVYLCHPFLIHSAQPNLAGRPKFMAQPPLLSRQPCVLDRPDGAYSPVEQAIRQGLGLTAAR from the coding sequence ATGCTTACCGACGCTCAGATCGCTGCCTTCATCGCCGACGGATTCGTGAAGATCGAGGGGGCCTTCTCGGCCGAGACCGCCGCCGCGGGTCGCGAAATCCTCTGGCGGGCAACCGGATGCGATCCCGACGATCCGTCCACCTGGACCGCCCCCGTCATCCGGCTCTGGGACCACGCCGAGGAGCCCTTCGCCGCCGCGGTCACCGCCCCGGTCCTGCTCGAAGCCTTCGATCAGCTGGTCGGCCCGGGCCGCTGGCTGCCCCGGCGTTCACTGGGCAGCTGGCCCGTCCGCTTCCCCAGCCCGGAGCCGCCCGGCGACACCGGATGGCATGTGGACGTGAGCTTTCCCGGCGACGCCAAGCCCGACGACTACCTGAGCTGGCGGGTCAACGTCTTCTCCCAGGGCCGCGCCCTGCTCATGCTGTTCCTGTTCTCCGACGTCGAGGCGGGCGACGCCCCCACCAAGATCCGCGTGGGCTCGCATCTGCGCCTGGCCCGGGAACTCGAGCAGTTCGGCGAGGCGGGCACCACCATGTTCGATCTGGCCGACTTCTACACCGCCACCGGCGATCTGCCGGAGGCGCTGGCGACGGGCCGGGCCGGCGACGTCTACCTCTGCCATCCGTTCCTGATCCACTCCGCCCAGCCCAATCTCGCCGGTCGTCCCAAGTTCATGGCGCAGCCGCCGCTGCTGTCGCGGCAACCCTGCGTCCTGGATCGGCCCGACGGCGCGTATTCGCCCGTGGAACAAGCCATTCGGCAGGGACTGGGGCTGACCGCCGCGCGCTGA
- a CDS encoding response regulator transcription factor: protein MDIRVLIADDQALVRAGFVALLSAQDGIEVVGEADTGARALELARALLPDVVLMDIRMPVLDGLAATRAIAADPALAAVKVVVLTTFELDEYVFEAMRAGATGFLVKHTEPADLIKAVRVVAGGDALLSPSVTRRLVEEFASHAKPAPAAEFSELTDREREVMTLVAEGLTNAEIAERLYMSPATARTHVGRILVKLRARDRTQLVVMAYESGLVRPGWQ from the coding sequence ATGGACATCCGGGTGCTGATCGCCGACGATCAGGCGCTGGTGCGCGCCGGTTTCGTCGCGCTGCTGAGCGCACAGGACGGCATCGAGGTCGTCGGCGAGGCCGACACCGGCGCACGGGCCTTGGAGCTGGCACGTGCGCTGCTGCCCGATGTGGTGCTGATGGACATCCGCATGCCGGTGCTCGACGGCCTGGCCGCCACTCGCGCCATCGCCGCCGACCCGGCCCTGGCCGCGGTGAAAGTGGTGGTGCTGACCACGTTCGAACTCGACGAGTACGTCTTCGAGGCCATGCGGGCGGGCGCGACCGGCTTCCTGGTCAAGCACACCGAACCGGCGGATCTGATCAAAGCGGTCCGCGTGGTGGCCGGCGGCGACGCCCTGCTGTCCCCCAGCGTCACCAGACGACTGGTCGAAGAGTTCGCCTCACACGCCAAACCCGCTCCCGCGGCGGAGTTCTCGGAACTGACCGACCGCGAGCGCGAGGTCATGACCCTGGTCGCCGAGGGTCTCACCAATGCCGAGATCGCCGAACGGCTCTATATGAGCCCGGCCACCGCCCGCACCCACGTCGGCCGGATCCTGGTGAAACTTCGCGCCCGAGACCGGACCCAGCTGGTCGTCATGGCCTACGAGTCCGGGCTGGTCCGACCCGGCTGGCAATGA
- a CDS encoding sensor histidine kinase translates to MDFRGGRLGRQDVLPAVAVGAIQLGFGTLANHHQTVVRGLDVAGYLLLVAGPALLVLRRRYPLPVFYGTLAVAVAYLLAGYGYGPIFVSLIVAFLSAAVTGSRWYTYPFVGVGYLLMVWPVPGLRGYDTSTWQQFGLLAWLFVLAAGAEGMRQRNSAVTARRQRAESARRSEQAQREREAAQAALESAEREQRVTEERLAIARELHDVLAHSLSLINVQSSVALELLDRKPEQAATALAAIKAASKDALGEVNALLRSIRGGTATVAAPTAPTIGITDLDKLTGPARAAGLVVHTMVTGGPRRLPAVVDVAAARIVQESLTNVVRHAPGASVLVTVHYSAQRLQLTIDNTRPTRQPAPQSPSGGHGITGMTERAHALGGNLSAEPKADGGFRVRARLPTHLARPEPAA, encoded by the coding sequence ATGGACTTTCGCGGGGGAAGGCTCGGGCGGCAGGACGTGCTCCCGGCGGTGGCGGTGGGGGCGATCCAGCTCGGCTTCGGCACCCTCGCCAACCACCACCAGACGGTGGTGCGTGGCCTGGACGTCGCCGGCTACCTGCTGCTCGTCGCCGGTCCGGCGTTGCTGGTGCTGCGCCGGCGCTATCCGCTGCCGGTGTTCTACGGGACCCTCGCCGTCGCCGTCGCCTATCTGCTGGCCGGCTACGGGTACGGGCCGATCTTCGTCTCGCTCATCGTCGCGTTCCTGAGTGCCGCCGTCACCGGATCCCGTTGGTACACCTACCCGTTCGTGGGTGTCGGCTATCTCCTCATGGTGTGGCCGGTTCCCGGATTGCGCGGCTACGACACCAGCACCTGGCAGCAATTCGGTTTGCTGGCCTGGCTTTTCGTGCTCGCGGCGGGGGCGGAGGGCATGCGGCAGCGCAACAGCGCCGTCACCGCGCGCCGGCAGCGCGCCGAATCGGCGCGGCGCAGCGAACAGGCGCAGCGCGAACGCGAAGCGGCCCAGGCCGCACTGGAATCGGCCGAACGCGAGCAGCGGGTCACCGAGGAGCGGCTGGCCATCGCGCGGGAGCTGCACGATGTGCTCGCGCACAGCCTGTCGCTGATCAATGTGCAGTCCTCGGTGGCGCTGGAACTGCTGGACCGCAAGCCGGAGCAGGCCGCGACGGCGCTGGCCGCCATCAAGGCCGCCAGCAAGGACGCGCTCGGCGAGGTGAACGCGCTGCTGCGCTCGATCCGCGGCGGCACCGCCACGGTGGCCGCGCCCACCGCCCCCACCATCGGCATCACCGATCTCGACAAGCTCACCGGCCCTGCCCGCGCCGCCGGACTGGTGGTGCACACCATGGTGACCGGCGGACCGCGACGGCTGCCGGCCGTGGTGGACGTGGCCGCCGCCCGCATCGTGCAGGAATCGCTGACCAATGTGGTGCGGCACGCGCCGGGCGCGAGTGTGCTTGTCACCGTGCACTATTCGGCGCAACGGCTGCAACTCACCATCGACAACACCCGCCCCACCCGCCAGCCCGCGCCGCAGTCGCCGAGCGGCGGGCACGGCATCACGGGGATGACCGAACGCGCCCACGCCCTCGGCGGCAATCTGTCCGCGGAACCCAAGGCGGACGGCGGTTTCCGGGTCCGCGCCCGGCTGCCCACCCACCTGGCCCGGCCGGAACCGGCCGCGTAG
- a CDS encoding ABC transporter ATP-binding protein: MNEGVVVTDRLTKRYGAHTAVDAVSMSVRRGEIYGFLGPNGAGKTTTLRMLVGLIRPSAGTATVLGHRPGDPEVLRRMGVLIESPGFYPYLSGRDNLRVLARYRGVGDDAVADALHRVALSARATDRFRTYSLGMKQRLGVAAALLGAPDLLILDEPTNGLDPAGMAEMRELITGLAADGHTVMLSSHLLGEVQEICDRVGVISGGRLLTESTVRELRGTASLLVRAEPLSIALPAVRAVVGERSVLLTANGIRVDAGAAKAPLVARAVLAAGADLLELRTDEKSLEEVFFEMTETAK; encoded by the coding sequence ATGAACGAAGGGGTTGTCGTCACCGATCGGCTGACCAAACGCTACGGCGCCCACACCGCCGTGGACGCCGTGAGCATGAGCGTCCGCCGCGGCGAGATCTACGGTTTCCTCGGCCCGAACGGGGCGGGCAAGACCACCACGCTCCGCATGCTGGTCGGCCTGATCCGCCCGTCCGCCGGGACCGCCACGGTGCTCGGCCACCGCCCCGGCGACCCGGAGGTGTTGCGCCGCATGGGCGTTCTGATCGAGAGCCCCGGCTTCTATCCCTACCTCTCGGGCCGCGACAACCTGCGCGTCCTGGCCCGCTATCGGGGTGTCGGCGACGACGCGGTCGCCGACGCCCTGCACCGGGTGGCCCTGTCCGCCCGCGCCACGGACCGATTCCGCACCTACTCCCTCGGCATGAAGCAGCGGCTCGGGGTCGCCGCCGCCCTGCTCGGCGCCCCCGACCTGTTGATTCTCGACGAACCCACCAATGGCCTGGATCCGGCCGGCATGGCCGAGATGCGGGAACTCATCACGGGACTCGCCGCCGACGGGCACACCGTCATGCTGTCCAGTCACCTGCTCGGCGAGGTGCAGGAGATCTGCGATCGCGTCGGCGTGATCTCCGGCGGCCGGCTGCTCACCGAATCCACGGTGCGGGAATTGCGCGGCACGGCTTCGCTTCTCGTGCGCGCGGAACCGCTGTCGATCGCCTTGCCGGCGGTGCGGGCCGTGGTGGGGGAGCGCTCGGTCCTGTTGACCGCCAACGGGATTCGCGTCGACGCGGGCGCGGCCAAGGCGCCGCTGGTGGCGCGGGCGGTCCTGGCGGCGGGCGCGGATCTGCTGGAACTGCGCACCGACGAGAAGTCCTTGGAAGAAGTCTTTTTCGAGATGACGGAGACCGCGAAATGA
- a CDS encoding ABC transporter permease codes for MTDLIASTRAELLRLRKWPAFWIVLGTWILLNLTFAYLFNYLAYTTGSSTRMSNGLPRDLLLRQMLPASVPEVYTQGMAMFGGALMLVLGALAVGSGYGWGSWKTALTQGPSRTNVIGAVVLSLAVTVAGLVLVAFVVDTGVAALIAATQGQSAALPSAGRILLGIGCGIAILGMWTLAGAVIGALARGPALAVGLGLVWVLVVENLLRGVAGIFAPIRAITDHLPGTAAGSLAGSLRTVTGPATPGVLDVLGRGASLIVLACYVVLFAAGAVWLIRRRDMV; via the coding sequence ATGACCGACCTGATCGCCAGCACCCGCGCCGAACTGCTGCGGCTGCGCAAGTGGCCCGCCTTCTGGATCGTGCTGGGCACCTGGATCCTGTTGAACCTCACCTTCGCCTACCTGTTCAACTACCTGGCCTACACCACCGGCAGCAGCACCCGCATGTCCAATGGCCTGCCCCGGGACCTGCTGCTGCGGCAGATGCTGCCCGCCTCGGTGCCGGAGGTGTACACGCAGGGCATGGCCATGTTCGGCGGCGCGCTCATGCTGGTGCTGGGGGCACTGGCGGTGGGCAGCGGGTACGGGTGGGGGAGCTGGAAAACCGCGCTCACCCAAGGGCCTTCGCGGACGAACGTGATCGGCGCGGTGGTGTTGAGCCTGGCGGTGACGGTGGCCGGGCTGGTGCTGGTGGCCTTCGTGGTGGACACCGGGGTCGCTGCCCTGATCGCCGCAACCCAGGGGCAGTCGGCGGCCTTGCCGTCGGCGGGTCGCATCCTGCTCGGAATCGGTTGCGGTATCGCCATTCTCGGCATGTGGACGTTGGCGGGTGCGGTCATCGGCGCCCTTGCCCGGGGTCCGGCGCTGGCGGTCGGGCTCGGGCTGGTGTGGGTGCTGGTGGTGGAGAACCTGTTGCGCGGCGTGGCCGGCATCTTCGCGCCCATCAGGGCGATCACCGATCATCTGCCCGGCACGGCGGCCGGTTCCCTGGCGGGTTCGCTGCGCACCGTGACGGGTCCGGCCACCCCCGGCGTCCTCGACGTCCTCGGCCGGGGCGCGTCCCTGATCGTGCTGGCCTGCTACGTCGTACTCTTCGCCGCGGGCGCCGTCTGGCTGATTCGCCGTCGCGACATGGTCTGA
- a CDS encoding TetR/AcrR family transcriptional regulator, whose protein sequence is MDIPALPLLDDRAAPVERADAARNRAKVLAAAAGLFTTRDPRTVTMDDIAKAAGVGRGTLYRRYPDVGSIAEALLDEHERALQEKLLRGAPPLGPGAPPAERLAAFYAAMVELLETHAPLVLGAETGRARFHTGAYRFWSLHVRSLLVEAAVPQPDSLIDALLAPLAAEVYRQQRERGLTPEEIASALARLARGVIGSAAD, encoded by the coding sequence ATGGACATCCCGGCCCTGCCGCTGCTCGACGATCGGGCCGCGCCCGTCGAGCGCGCGGACGCGGCGCGCAATCGAGCCAAGGTACTGGCGGCCGCCGCCGGATTGTTCACGACCCGCGATCCGCGCACCGTCACCATGGACGACATCGCCAAGGCCGCCGGGGTGGGGCGGGGCACGCTGTATCGGCGCTATCCGGATGTCGGGTCGATCGCGGAGGCGCTGCTCGACGAACACGAACGGGCCTTGCAGGAGAAGCTGTTACGCGGTGCGCCGCCGCTGGGACCGGGCGCGCCGCCCGCCGAACGGCTGGCCGCGTTCTACGCCGCCATGGTCGAACTACTGGAAACTCACGCCCCGCTGGTGCTGGGCGCGGAGACGGGCCGCGCGCGCTTCCACACGGGGGCGTATCGGTTCTGGTCGCTGCACGTCCGGTCCCTGTTGGTGGAGGCCGCAGTGCCGCAACCCGATTCGCTGATCGATGCGCTGCTCGCACCGCTGGCCGCCGAGGTCTACCGGCAGCAGCGCGAGCGCGGACTGACCCCCGAGGAGATCGCGTCCGCGCTCGCGCGGCTTGCCCGCGGCGTGATCGGTTCCGCCGCAGACTGA
- a CDS encoding OsmC family peroxiredoxin, giving the protein MPTRSARTSWSGGLQDGSGQVELVSSGVGKYDVSFPKRAADEADGTTSPEELIAAAHSSCYSMALSGQIGNAGGTVRNLDVTADVTLGPDPAGGFRISKIKLTVVGKASGIDEAGFLAAAEAAKAGCPVSKALTGVDDIELDATFEA; this is encoded by the coding sequence ATGCCAACACGTAGCGCGCGTACCTCGTGGTCCGGTGGTCTGCAGGACGGGTCGGGTCAGGTCGAACTGGTCAGCTCGGGCGTCGGCAAGTACGACGTCTCGTTCCCGAAGCGCGCCGCCGACGAAGCCGACGGCACCACCAGCCCGGAAGAGCTGATCGCCGCCGCGCACTCCTCCTGCTACTCGATGGCTCTGTCGGGCCAGATCGGCAATGCCGGTGGCACCGTGCGGAATCTGGACGTCACCGCGGATGTGACGCTGGGGCCGGATCCGGCGGGCGGCTTCCGCATCTCCAAGATCAAGCTGACCGTGGTCGGCAAGGCGTCGGGCATCGACGAGGCCGGCTTCCTGGCCGCCGCCGAGGCCGCCAAGGCGGGCTGCCCGGTCTCCAAGGCGCTGACCGGTGTCGACGATATCGAACTGGACGCCACCTTCGAGGCGTAG
- a CDS encoding DUF418 domain-containing protein, which yields MRKPDATDSLPRVLALDAARGIAVLGMFAVHVGPHHGQAGASWLTIFEGRSAALFAVLAGVSLALMSGGATPASGIPLRRSVIRIAARAVLVALLGLALAQLPSGIGIMVILTYYGLYFLLALPALRLGARALAILAAVWAVAGPIVSFVIRSHLHENVFGGNPTFEMFTSWEGLRQAGMMLTLTGAYPALTWMPFVFAGMALGRWGIRALRPLPVLAVGAALALLGYGGSWLAQHPLGGRAHLIDLLTQGMAEAGVTDFDPGMIIDMTGFGTVATTSPWWLTLATPHSGTPFEVFGATGAAVLVIGALMALIPRTGTLLRPLIAAGSCALSLYIVQAVAVSVLVPIPDENAVTLPGGIHGPGWPLLALLAGGSLVAATLWRTAFRRGPAEWLLHRITLGLTNLLVREGPGR from the coding sequence GTGCGAAAACCCGATGCCACGGATTCGCTGCCGCGCGTGCTCGCGTTGGACGCGGCCCGTGGCATTGCCGTGCTCGGCATGTTCGCGGTCCACGTCGGACCGCATCACGGCCAGGCGGGCGCGTCCTGGCTGACGATCTTCGAGGGCCGCTCGGCGGCGCTGTTCGCGGTCCTGGCGGGGGTATCGCTGGCGCTCATGTCCGGCGGGGCGACGCCCGCGAGCGGAATCCCACTCCGCCGCAGCGTGATTCGCATTGCCGCCCGAGCCGTGCTGGTCGCGCTGCTGGGACTCGCGTTGGCGCAACTGCCTTCCGGCATCGGGATCATGGTCATCCTGACCTATTACGGCCTGTACTTCCTGCTCGCCCTGCCCGCGCTGCGCCTGGGCGCCCGAGCGCTGGCGATCCTGGCGGCGGTATGGGCCGTGGCCGGTCCGATCGTGTCGTTCGTGATCCGAAGTCACCTGCACGAGAACGTCTTCGGCGGCAATCCCACCTTCGAGATGTTCACCTCCTGGGAGGGACTGCGCCAGGCCGGGATGATGCTGACGCTCACCGGCGCGTACCCGGCCCTGACCTGGATGCCGTTCGTCTTCGCCGGAATGGCGCTGGGCCGCTGGGGGATTCGGGCGCTGCGACCGCTACCGGTGCTCGCGGTCGGGGCGGCGCTGGCGCTGCTGGGCTACGGCGGCTCATGGCTGGCGCAGCATCCGCTGGGCGGGCGCGCGCACCTGATCGACCTGCTCACGCAGGGTATGGCGGAAGCCGGGGTGACGGACTTCGACCCGGGCATGATCATCGACATGACCGGATTCGGCACGGTCGCCACCACCAGCCCCTGGTGGCTCACCCTCGCCACCCCGCACAGCGGCACCCCGTTCGAGGTCTTCGGCGCGACCGGCGCCGCCGTCCTGGTCATCGGCGCCCTGATGGCGCTCATACCCCGGACCGGAACCCTGTTGCGGCCCTTGATCGCCGCGGGCTCCTGCGCGCTGAGCCTCTACATCGTCCAGGCGGTCGCGGTCAGCGTGCTGGTGCCGATTCCGGACGAGAACGCCGTCACCCTGCCCGGCGGCATCCACGGCCCGGGCTGGCCGCTGCTCGCCCTGCTGGCCGGCGGCTCGCTCGTGGCGGCGACCCTGTGGCGCACCGCCTTCCGGCGCGGACCGGCCGAATGGCTGCTGCACCGGATCACCCTCGGCCTCACGAACCTGCTCGTTCGTGAGGGCCCGGGGCGGTGA
- the mhuD gene encoding mycobilin-forming heme oxygenase MhuD, with product MAVVKINAIEVPEGAGPELEQRFAHRAHAVENSPGFLGFQLLRPVSGDNRYFVVTQWDSEESFAAWRDGPARQAHAGEARKPVATGASLLEFEVVLDVAGKSN from the coding sequence ATGGCAGTCGTCAAGATCAACGCAATCGAGGTGCCCGAGGGCGCGGGCCCCGAGCTGGAGCAGCGTTTCGCGCACCGCGCGCACGCCGTCGAGAACTCGCCCGGCTTCCTGGGCTTCCAGTTGCTGCGCCCGGTGTCCGGCGACAACCGGTACTTCGTGGTGACGCAGTGGGATTCGGAGGAGTCCTTCGCCGCGTGGCGCGACGGGCCGGCGCGTCAGGCGCATGCGGGCGAGGCGCGCAAGCCGGTCGCCACCGGTGCGTCGCTGCTGGAGTTCGAGGTCGTCCTGGATGTGGCGGGCAAGTCAAACTGA
- a CDS encoding alpha/beta fold hydrolase: MLYDEGGAGTPILLLHGLMGSARTWRPQLPWLREFGHVYTFDAAGHGRPAPAELTTEAFVADLAAATAAITEPMVVIGHSMGGLHGWMFTAAHPDRVRALVVEDMAPDFQGRTAENWAAVISAWPQPFPDEAAVLEFFGPVAGRYFLASFRHDPDGYRLHGEVPTFRDISEEWGTRDFWSQWKSITAPTLLIEGEHTITPPGQMRAMAAVHPDARHVVIPEAGHLVHDDQPAAYRGEVGKFLRRVLF, encoded by the coding sequence ATGTTGTATGACGAGGGCGGCGCCGGGACCCCGATCCTGCTGCTGCATGGGCTGATGGGCAGCGCCCGCACCTGGCGGCCGCAGCTGCCGTGGCTGCGGGAATTCGGGCACGTGTACACCTTCGACGCCGCCGGGCACGGCCGGCCCGCCCCGGCGGAGCTGACCACCGAGGCGTTCGTCGCGGATCTGGCCGCGGCGACGGCGGCCATCACCGAGCCCATGGTGGTGATCGGGCATTCGATGGGCGGGCTGCACGGGTGGATGTTCACCGCCGCGCATCCGGACCGGGTGCGGGCGCTGGTGGTCGAGGACATGGCCCCGGACTTCCAGGGCCGCACCGCCGAGAACTGGGCCGCCGTGATTTCGGCTTGGCCGCAACCGTTTCCGGACGAGGCGGCGGTGCTGGAGTTCTTCGGACCAGTCGCGGGACGCTATTTCCTCGCCTCCTTCCGCCACGACCCGGACGGGTACCGGCTGCACGGTGAGGTGCCCACCTTCCGGGACATCTCCGAGGAGTGGGGCACCCGGGACTTCTGGTCGCAGTGGAAATCGATCACGGCGCCGACGCTGCTGATCGAGGGCGAGCACACCATCACCCCGCCCGGCCAGATGCGTGCCATGGCCGCGGTCCATCCGGACGCCCGGCATGTGGTCATCCCCGAGGCGGGCCACCTGGTTCACGACGATCAACCGGCCGCCTACCGGGGCGAAGTGGGGAAGTTCCTGCGCCGCGTCCTCTTTTGA